CCGGCAGTTGGAACTTGGTCTTGTGTCAGAAATAAATCCGGGTTCCAAAAGTCAGATCGGATCAGCGCGCGGGCACATTGAAAATATACGGTTTCGATTGTTACCAGTATAACGCAGGTTGGCCGTTTTCCGTTCATTTCAAAATTTGTGGTCCATTGGGGATCCGTGGTCAACCGGGCTTTCCCATTTACACGCAGGCATTCATTGATCCCCGGTATCATAAACAGCAACCCGACCCTTGGATCCTCAACAATATTGCGCAAAGTATCAATCCGGTTGTTTCCGCGTCTGTCCGGGATGGCCAGAGTCTGGTCGTCGATGATTTGGAACAACTCCCCCTTGACGTCCCCGCGAGGAGAGCAATCAAGACCCTGACTACCCGAACTGGCCAAGGCAAAAAAGGGCGATTGTTCGATCCATCGTCTATAAACAGGATTTAGGCTGGTGACTTCTTTTTCCAAGGAGGTCGACGCAGGTGGCTGATACAGATTTTCCAATTGCTCAATGGATGTGATCAAGTGCATATTTTTCACTGGTTTTACTTTTTTCGTTGCCGGAATCGCACCATACTACCCAAAAAATTATTTCAAGACTAAGACAGTTTTTCCCGTCCATTTGAATGGGGATTATTTTGAAAGGATAATGAGGCATGTCACAAGGGCAGAAAACGAAAACAGGAGCCTGTATGTGCGGGGCGGTTACATTTCGTGTGACAGGCCCGTTTCGAGATCTGATCATGTGTCATTGTAACCAATGTCAACGGGCAAGCGGGCATCATATTGCCGCGACAGCAGCACCGATCGAGAATTTTGAATTTTCTCAAGATCAAGGGTTGCGATGGTTTCAATCCTCCAGCCATGCAAAACGCGGCTTTTGCGAAAAGTGCGGAAGCAGCCTTTTCTGGCAAATGGCTGGAAACAAGGACAGGAGCATTTTTGTCGGATGCCTTGATGGGGATGTTGATCTGCCTGTTTCCATGCATGTTTTTGCCAAAGGCCGCAAATCCTATTATTCCCTTGAACAGGATGTCCCTGTTTATGATTATTATCCGGGGGCCGACAATGAAGGGTAACTCCTTGCAGATTGCTCGGGCCGGCATCATTTTAAACACGGAAAATTTTAACGCCTGTGTTTCTTTTTACAAGCAGGTGCTGGGCTTGAAACTGTTGTTTGAAGAGCAGTCAGAAGGTTTTAGGCTTGCCTGCCTGGAATGCCTTGGAACCTATCTGATGATCGAAACAGGGGGTGTTTCGGTTCCTTCTGGAAAAACAGTTTCACAAAATCCGACCAAATTACGATTTAATGTAAAAAGTATGGAAAATACCCTTAATTATTTGAAATCAAAGAACATTGACGCCAAAATTACCAATAATTCGTGGGGTCAGTGTATTAATATATTTGACCCTGACGGAAACCGTGTGGCCTTTCGGGACGAGTCCACTTTTGTCAGCCAAATCAAAAATTAAGTTTGTTTGCGAACACGTTCCCGATACAGGATGTACAGGCCACTGGCGACAATAACAATCGCGCCTAAAATTGTATACTGATCCGGCAAATCTCCAAACGCAAAATACCCGAAAATGGCAGTCCAGACCAATTGGGTGTAGGAGAATGGCGCGGCCGTTGACGCAGAGGTATAAGAGAACGCTTTAATGATCACAAAATGACTGACCCCACCGATTAACCCGATCACAGCCAGCAAACCCCATCCTTTGGCATCTGGCGCTGTCCAGACAAAAGGGGCAACAATGGACATCACAACCGTTCCCACAAGCGCCGTATAAAACAGGGTGGTTACAGAACTGTCTATGCCCGCAAGTTTCCGGGTCGCGATCTGGTAAGACGCATAAAAAACAGACATGCCAACGACGAGAAACATTGCAGGATGAACAATGCCAAGTCCGGGGCGCAAGATAATCAAAGCCCCCATAAATCCAATGATAACAGCACTCCAGCGGCGAAAGCTTACTTTTTCCTTTAATATTAAAACGGAAAGAACCGTCACAAAGAGCGGAGATGTGCTGCCCATGGCACCGGCGTCGGCGAGGGGTACATATTTAAGGGCTGTAAAGAAGCAGATTGTCGCGCCCAGTAGCAGCATGGACCTGAAAACCTGCAATTTCAAATTGCTGGTTCGGATAAGTTTCATGCCTTGACTGGGGGCAAGAAACAATGTCATCAACACCATGTGAAAGAAATATCTGGCCCATACGACTTGTGACGGATCGTAAAATTGCGCCGTGTATTTTACGATACTGTCCATGCACACAAACAGAAAAATTGCGGTGCAATACAGCAAAATCCCTTGATAGGACTGCGTTATTGGTAATGCGTTGGATGGAGCAGACATTGATTGTCCAGTTCTTATTGTTTGCGGACATTTTCAACGGATAACGACTGTCCTAATGATCAGAAACGATCAACTGAATACCCCAAGATGTCAAGCTTTGTTGTTTTTCCGGCAATATGTTTAGCGATCAGGTCTGCTGACCCGCAGGCGAGAGTCCAACCCAGCGGACCATGCCCGGTATTTGTGTAGAAATTTTTAATTTTGGTTGGGCCAACCAGAGGGACGCTATCCGTTGTCATTGGCCGTAACCCTGCC
This region of Sneathiella aquimaris genomic DNA includes:
- a CDS encoding pyridoxamine 5'-phosphate oxidase family protein; its protein translation is MHLITSIEQLENLYQPPASTSLEKEVTSLNPVYRRWIEQSPFFALASSGSQGLDCSPRGDVKGELFQIIDDQTLAIPDRRGNNRIDTLRNIVEDPRVGLLFMIPGINECLRVNGKARLTTDPQWTTNFEMNGKRPTCVILVTIETVYFQCARALIRSDFWNPDLFLTQDQVPTAGEMAKSGNPTFDAINYDQTLLSRQKKTLY
- a CDS encoding GFA family protein, with translation MSQGQKTKTGACMCGAVTFRVTGPFRDLIMCHCNQCQRASGHHIAATAAPIENFEFSQDQGLRWFQSSSHAKRGFCEKCGSSLFWQMAGNKDRSIFVGCLDGDVDLPVSMHVFAKGRKSYYSLEQDVPVYDYYPGADNEG
- a CDS encoding VOC family protein, giving the protein MKGNSLQIARAGIILNTENFNACVSFYKQVLGLKLLFEEQSEGFRLACLECLGTYLMIETGGVSVPSGKTVSQNPTKLRFNVKSMENTLNYLKSKNIDAKITNNSWGQCINIFDPDGNRVAFRDESTFVSQIKN
- a CDS encoding DMT family transporter, which encodes MSAPSNALPITQSYQGILLYCTAIFLFVCMDSIVKYTAQFYDPSQVVWARYFFHMVLMTLFLAPSQGMKLIRTSNLKLQVFRSMLLLGATICFFTALKYVPLADAGAMGSTSPLFVTVLSVLILKEKVSFRRWSAVIIGFMGALIILRPGLGIVHPAMFLVVGMSVFYASYQIATRKLAGIDSSVTTLFYTALVGTVVMSIVAPFVWTAPDAKGWGLLAVIGLIGGVSHFVIIKAFSYTSASTAAPFSYTQLVWTAIFGYFAFGDLPDQYTILGAIVIVASGLYILYRERVRKQT